Within Aerosakkonema funiforme FACHB-1375, the genomic segment ATTATATGTGACAGCATCAAAACCAAGCGATGTCAAGTGTTATCTGGCAATTATCGACAAATTACCACCTCATCCCTTTCACGAAATTTATCGCATCACAGAAGCACGTCCACATAGAGGATATTTACATGACAGTAATTATTTTACACGGAGAAGACGAGTTTGCTATCTCATTGGAAATTAACCAACTGCGGTCTGAAATTTGTCATCCAGATTGGTTAAACTTCAACTACACTAAAATACCTGCCAGTCCAGAAGCTTTAATGGCAGGAATTACCAGTGCGATGACTCCCCCCTGGGGTGAAGGAGGTCGCTTGGTTTGGTTACAGGATAACCGAGGTGAATGTACGGAAAATCAACTACAATCTTGGGAAAACTGCCTGAAAAATTTACCTGCTAGTAATACTCTATTGCTGACCAGTAAAACCAAGCCAGATGGCAGGCTTAAATCAACCAAATTATTGCAGAAATATGCCCAATTTAAAGAATATCCTATTATTCCCATCTGGGCAACCGAACAGCTAGCACAAAAGGTACAGGAAATAGCAGTTTTACTCAGCATTAATCTCAGTCCACAGGCAGTTACAGCTTTGGTAGAAGCAGTAGGAAACGATACGCGATTATTGTACTCGGAACTGCAAAAGTTGAAATTGTATGTAGGTACGAGAACTGTTGAAATAGAAGATGTACGAACTTTGGTTTCTTCTAATACCAGCAGCAGTCTCAAATTGGCTAGCTTTATCCTCCAAAGAAACCTACCAGCCGCACTTAGTTGCATAAATGACCTATTCAATAGTAATGAACCTCCTCTGAGAATTGTTGCTACTCTCGTTACTCAATTTCGCACTTGGCTGTGGGTAAAGTTGATGAGTCAGCAAGGTGCATCTAACCAATTGATTGCGAAAGAAGCAGAGATAGGAAATCCCAATCGCATTTATTATCTCAAACAGGAAACTCAAAACTGTAGATTAGACCTATTGCAAAATGCTCTCTGCCTGCTTTT encodes:
- the holA gene encoding DNA polymerase III subunit delta → MTVIILHGEDEFAISLEINQLRSEICHPDWLNFNYTKIPASPEALMAGITSAMTPPWGEGGRLVWLQDNRGECTENQLQSWENCLKNLPASNTLLLTSKTKPDGRLKSTKLLQKYAQFKEYPIIPIWATEQLAQKVQEIAVLLSINLSPQAVTALVEAVGNDTRLLYSELQKLKLYVGTRTVEIEDVRTLVSSNTSSSLKLASFILQRNLPAALSCINDLFNSNEPPLRIVATLVTQFRTWLWVKLMSQQGASNQLIAKEAEIGNPNRIYYLKQETQNCRLDLLQNALCLLLELEIMLKSGQDARNSLIIQIQKLCNV